One region of Daphnia pulicaria isolate SC F1-1A chromosome 7, SC_F0-13Bv2, whole genome shotgun sequence genomic DNA includes:
- the LOC124349928 gene encoding uncharacterized protein DDB_G0271670-like isoform X1, translated as MISQEIRLLRRAASCVDPMDNSDRDRNSTLRKTMSFDNTSSEFSQQSVVFAMEKFSRAVANMDETVMVPCKLMDVPVGSDPELDTRVPRRSRAMIRDMQSADLHSLYTMLNSLKNELIWGNRTCTDNSSSSANNQNSSSSNNNSQRSSSMVRRPSVNSMTSMASSSSSSTTSSSSSSSSSSSSSSSSSSSSSGTGASYSDSDSESGLMDHESSTEDSGVEREPDGEECVERMADQFRRHLLGLHQCLEHMADAANYLTHRYHVEIGSAD; from the coding sequence gAACTCGACGTTGAGGAAGACGATGTCTTTTGACAACACCTCGAGCGAATTTTCCCAGCAGAGCGTCGTGTTCGCCATGGAAAAGTTTTCGAGGGCCGTGGCCAATATGGACGAAACGGTGATGGTGCCGTGCAAGCTGATGGACGTCCCGGTGGGCAGCGATCCCGAACTGGACACTCGCGTGCCACGTCGTTCACGAGCCATGATTCGCGATATGCAATCGGCCGATTTGCACAGTCTCTACACGATGCTCAATTCATTGAAAAACGAATTGATTTGGGGCAATCGCACTTGCAccgacaacagcagcagcagcgccaacaaccaaaatagcagcagcagcaacaacaacagtcagAGATCTAGCAGCATGGTTAGACGACCGTCTGTTAATTCCATGACTTCGATggcctcttcttcctcttcatcaACGACGTCATCTTCAtcctcatcatcttcttcttcttcttcatcatcatcttcttcttcatcttcatccgGCACGGGGGCCAGTTACAGCGACAGCGACTCCGAGTCGGGGTTGATGGATCACGAGAGCAGCACGGAAGATTCCGGCGTTGAACGCGAGCCGGATGGTGAGGAGTGCGTTGAACGGATGGCCGATCAATTCCGCCGGCACTTGCTCGGCCTTCATCAGTGTTTGGAACACATGGCCGACGCCGCCAATTATCTCACCCACCGCTACCACGTCGAAATCGGAAGTGCTGATTGA
- the LOC124349928 gene encoding uncharacterized protein DDB_G0271670-like isoform X2, translated as MSRHSYHRDSPLTNSTLRKTMSFDNTSSEFSQQSVVFAMEKFSRAVANMDETVMVPCKLMDVPVGSDPELDTRVPRRSRAMIRDMQSADLHSLYTMLNSLKNELIWGNRTCTDNSSSSANNQNSSSSNNNSQRSSSMVRRPSVNSMTSMASSSSSSTTSSSSSSSSSSSSSSSSSSSSSGTGASYSDSDSESGLMDHESSTEDSGVEREPDGEECVERMADQFRRHLLGLHQCLEHMADAANYLTHRYHVEIGSAD; from the coding sequence gAACTCGACGTTGAGGAAGACGATGTCTTTTGACAACACCTCGAGCGAATTTTCCCAGCAGAGCGTCGTGTTCGCCATGGAAAAGTTTTCGAGGGCCGTGGCCAATATGGACGAAACGGTGATGGTGCCGTGCAAGCTGATGGACGTCCCGGTGGGCAGCGATCCCGAACTGGACACTCGCGTGCCACGTCGTTCACGAGCCATGATTCGCGATATGCAATCGGCCGATTTGCACAGTCTCTACACGATGCTCAATTCATTGAAAAACGAATTGATTTGGGGCAATCGCACTTGCAccgacaacagcagcagcagcgccaacaaccaaaatagcagcagcagcaacaacaacagtcagAGATCTAGCAGCATGGTTAGACGACCGTCTGTTAATTCCATGACTTCGATggcctcttcttcctcttcatcaACGACGTCATCTTCAtcctcatcatcttcttcttcttcttcatcatcatcttcttcttcatcttcatccgGCACGGGGGCCAGTTACAGCGACAGCGACTCCGAGTCGGGGTTGATGGATCACGAGAGCAGCACGGAAGATTCCGGCGTTGAACGCGAGCCGGATGGTGAGGAGTGCGTTGAACGGATGGCCGATCAATTCCGCCGGCACTTGCTCGGCCTTCATCAGTGTTTGGAACACATGGCCGACGCCGCCAATTATCTCACCCACCGCTACCACGTCGAAATCGGAAGTGCTGATTGA
- the LOC124349928 gene encoding suppressor protein SRP40-like isoform X4 yields MNDFRNSTLRKTMSFDNTSSEFSQQSVVFAMEKFSRAVANMDETVMVPCKLMDVPVGSDPELDTRVPRRSRAMIRDMQSADLHSLYTMLNSLKNELIWGNRTCTDNSSSSANNQNSSSSNNNSQRSSSMVRRPSVNSMTSMASSSSSSTTSSSSSSSSSSSSSSSSSSSSSGTGASYSDSDSESGLMDHESSTEDSGVEREPDGEECVERMADQFRRHLLGLHQCLEHMADAANYLTHRYHVEIGSAD; encoded by the coding sequence gAACTCGACGTTGAGGAAGACGATGTCTTTTGACAACACCTCGAGCGAATTTTCCCAGCAGAGCGTCGTGTTCGCCATGGAAAAGTTTTCGAGGGCCGTGGCCAATATGGACGAAACGGTGATGGTGCCGTGCAAGCTGATGGACGTCCCGGTGGGCAGCGATCCCGAACTGGACACTCGCGTGCCACGTCGTTCACGAGCCATGATTCGCGATATGCAATCGGCCGATTTGCACAGTCTCTACACGATGCTCAATTCATTGAAAAACGAATTGATTTGGGGCAATCGCACTTGCAccgacaacagcagcagcagcgccaacaaccaaaatagcagcagcagcaacaacaacagtcagAGATCTAGCAGCATGGTTAGACGACCGTCTGTTAATTCCATGACTTCGATggcctcttcttcctcttcatcaACGACGTCATCTTCAtcctcatcatcttcttcttcttcttcatcatcatcttcttcttcatcttcatccgGCACGGGGGCCAGTTACAGCGACAGCGACTCCGAGTCGGGGTTGATGGATCACGAGAGCAGCACGGAAGATTCCGGCGTTGAACGCGAGCCGGATGGTGAGGAGTGCGTTGAACGGATGGCCGATCAATTCCGCCGGCACTTGCTCGGCCTTCATCAGTGTTTGGAACACATGGCCGACGCCGCCAATTATCTCACCCACCGCTACCACGTCGAAATCGGAAGTGCTGATTGA
- the LOC124349928 gene encoding uncharacterized protein DDB_G0271670-like isoform X3, which produces MKFDYDIHENWNSTLRKTMSFDNTSSEFSQQSVVFAMEKFSRAVANMDETVMVPCKLMDVPVGSDPELDTRVPRRSRAMIRDMQSADLHSLYTMLNSLKNELIWGNRTCTDNSSSSANNQNSSSSNNNSQRSSSMVRRPSVNSMTSMASSSSSSTTSSSSSSSSSSSSSSSSSSSSSGTGASYSDSDSESGLMDHESSTEDSGVEREPDGEECVERMADQFRRHLLGLHQCLEHMADAANYLTHRYHVEIGSAD; this is translated from the exons atgaaatttgattatGACATTCATGAGAATTG gAACTCGACGTTGAGGAAGACGATGTCTTTTGACAACACCTCGAGCGAATTTTCCCAGCAGAGCGTCGTGTTCGCCATGGAAAAGTTTTCGAGGGCCGTGGCCAATATGGACGAAACGGTGATGGTGCCGTGCAAGCTGATGGACGTCCCGGTGGGCAGCGATCCCGAACTGGACACTCGCGTGCCACGTCGTTCACGAGCCATGATTCGCGATATGCAATCGGCCGATTTGCACAGTCTCTACACGATGCTCAATTCATTGAAAAACGAATTGATTTGGGGCAATCGCACTTGCAccgacaacagcagcagcagcgccaacaaccaaaatagcagcagcagcaacaacaacagtcagAGATCTAGCAGCATGGTTAGACGACCGTCTGTTAATTCCATGACTTCGATggcctcttcttcctcttcatcaACGACGTCATCTTCAtcctcatcatcttcttcttcttcttcatcatcatcttcttcttcatcttcatccgGCACGGGGGCCAGTTACAGCGACAGCGACTCCGAGTCGGGGTTGATGGATCACGAGAGCAGCACGGAAGATTCCGGCGTTGAACGCGAGCCGGATGGTGAGGAGTGCGTTGAACGGATGGCCGATCAATTCCGCCGGCACTTGCTCGGCCTTCATCAGTGTTTGGAACACATGGCCGACGCCGCCAATTATCTCACCCACCGCTACCACGTCGAAATCGGAAGTGCTGATTGA